A genome region from Paludibacterium sp. B53371 includes the following:
- the cysE gene encoding serine O-acetyltransferase — protein sequence MSDMPEDPLWSAILLEAQAAAEAEPLLASFLHMTVLRHRSLEDVLAFHLSSKLASPVMDARALMELFREAFDADGRIIDSVRADIEACYQRDPACDGYATPLLYFKGFHAIQSQRITHWLWLNGRQPLALFLQNRISEVTGADIHPAARLGRGILLDHGTGVVVGETAVIGNNVSILHGVTLGGSGKERGDRHPKIGDGVMLGAGAAVLGNIHVGECAKVGAGSVVLDEVPPHCTVAGVPARIVSQGTGGTPALEMDQRV from the coding sequence ATGTCCGATATGCCTGAAGATCCCTTGTGGTCGGCGATTCTGCTCGAGGCCCAGGCCGCGGCCGAAGCCGAGCCCCTGCTGGCCAGTTTCCTGCACATGACGGTGCTGCGGCACCGCTCGCTAGAAGACGTGCTGGCGTTTCACCTCTCCAGCAAACTGGCCAGTCCGGTGATGGATGCCCGTGCCCTGATGGAGTTGTTCCGCGAGGCGTTTGATGCCGATGGCCGCATCATCGACAGCGTGCGCGCCGATATCGAGGCGTGTTACCAGCGCGATCCGGCTTGTGACGGTTATGCTACCCCCCTGCTGTATTTCAAGGGGTTTCATGCCATCCAGAGCCAGCGCATCACCCACTGGTTGTGGCTGAACGGACGTCAGCCACTGGCGCTGTTCCTGCAAAACCGCATTTCCGAGGTGACCGGTGCCGATATTCATCCCGCCGCCCGGCTAGGTCGCGGCATCTTGCTGGATCACGGCACCGGCGTGGTCGTCGGTGAAACGGCCGTGATCGGCAACAATGTCTCGATCCTGCATGGTGTCACCCTGGGCGGTTCCGGCAAGGAGCGCGGCGATCGCCATCCGAAGATCGGTGACGGTGTGATGCTCGGTGCCGGTGCGGCCGTCCTGGGCAACATCCATGTCGGCGAGTGCGCCAAGGTGGGCGCCGGCAGCGTGGTGCTGGACGAGGTCCCGCCACACTGTACCGTGGCCGGCGTGCCGGCCCGCATCGTCAGCCAGGGCACAGGCGGTACCCCCGCACTGGAGATGGATCAGCGCGTCTGA
- a CDS encoding UvrD-helicase domain-containing protein — MSSDLLAGLNPEQLRAVTWPAQSALVLAGAGSGKTRVLTTRIAWLIQTGQISPAGVLAVTFTNKAAREMQARLSAMIPVNVRTMWIGTFHGLCNRLLRLHYRDAGLPQTFQILDTQDQLAAIKRLLKSLELSDEKFPPRSVQHFINGNKEAGQRPDRLTAHDYYGQKLIELYAAYDAQCRREGVVDFAELLLRSYELLSANQALCEHYRSRFRFLLVDEFQDTNRLQYAWLRLLAGTDNALFAVGDDDQSIYAFRGAEVGNMRALLRDYGIGDAIRLEQNYRSAGTILKAANALIENNDGRLGKNLWTEAGDGEEIRFYEAWSDGDEAEFIVDEARALKREGLNLSDIAVLYRSNAQSRALEHALVNGRIPYRIYGGLRFFERQEIKHALAYLRLLANPEDDNALLRVINLPARGIGARTIENLQAASVAGGMSLWQAACAAGGGRSAASLARFVLLMDAMRERAEGLTLAETVSLAIDDSGLRAMYEQDKKDGEERLANLDELVNAAAAFVADEPSLALIEFLTSAALEAGDHQAEAGEDALQLMTVHAAKGLEFDAVFVSGLEEGLFPHENSLNDSKGLEEERRLMYVAVTRARKRLYLTCAQARMLHGQSRYPIRSRFVDEVPAGLVKVLSGQQAAVAPQAPAAWQRAPQGRSSAATDHGYRIGQSVSHAKFGLGVVVNAEGAGSDVRLQINFAEHGMKWLDLRYAKLQPA, encoded by the coding sequence ATGAGTTCAGATTTGCTGGCCGGCCTCAATCCGGAACAACTGCGTGCCGTGACCTGGCCGGCGCAAAGCGCCCTGGTCCTGGCCGGTGCCGGCAGTGGCAAGACCCGTGTGCTGACCACCCGTATCGCCTGGCTGATCCAGACCGGGCAGATCAGCCCGGCCGGGGTGCTGGCCGTGACCTTTACCAACAAGGCGGCGCGCGAGATGCAGGCCCGGCTGTCCGCGATGATTCCGGTCAATGTGCGTACCATGTGGATCGGCACCTTTCACGGCCTGTGCAATCGCCTGCTGCGGCTGCATTACCGTGATGCCGGTCTGCCGCAGACCTTCCAGATCCTGGATACCCAGGATCAGCTGGCGGCCATCAAGCGCCTGCTGAAAAGCCTCGAGTTGTCCGACGAGAAATTCCCGCCGCGCAGCGTGCAGCACTTCATCAACGGCAACAAGGAAGCCGGCCAGCGCCCGGATCGCCTGACTGCCCATGACTACTACGGCCAGAAGCTGATCGAGCTGTACGCGGCCTATGATGCCCAGTGCCGGCGCGAAGGTGTGGTCGATTTTGCCGAACTGCTGCTGCGCAGCTACGAATTGCTGTCGGCCAATCAGGCCCTGTGCGAGCACTACCGCAGCCGCTTCCGCTTTTTGCTGGTCGACGAGTTTCAGGATACCAACCGCCTGCAGTACGCCTGGCTGCGCCTGCTGGCCGGTACGGACAATGCCTTGTTCGCCGTCGGTGACGACGATCAGTCGATCTACGCCTTCCGCGGGGCGGAAGTCGGCAATATGCGCGCACTGCTGCGCGATTACGGCATCGGCGACGCCATCCGGCTGGAACAGAACTATCGCTCGGCAGGCACCATCCTCAAGGCCGCCAATGCCCTGATCGAGAACAATGACGGTCGTCTGGGCAAAAACCTGTGGACCGAGGCGGGGGACGGTGAAGAAATCCGCTTTTACGAGGCCTGGTCGGATGGGGATGAGGCGGAGTTCATTGTCGATGAGGCCCGCGCCCTCAAGCGCGAAGGGCTGAACCTGTCCGACATCGCCGTGCTGTATCGCTCCAATGCCCAGTCGCGGGCGCTGGAGCATGCGCTGGTCAATGGTCGCATCCCCTATCGCATCTATGGCGGCCTGCGCTTCTTCGAACGCCAGGAAATCAAGCATGCGCTGGCTTATCTGCGCCTGCTGGCCAATCCGGAGGACGACAATGCCTTGCTGCGGGTGATCAACCTGCCGGCACGCGGCATCGGTGCCCGGACCATCGAGAATCTGCAGGCGGCCAGCGTCGCGGGCGGCATGTCGCTCTGGCAGGCGGCCTGCGCCGCCGGCGGGGGACGCAGCGCGGCCAGTCTGGCCAGGTTTGTCTTGCTGATGGATGCCATGCGCGAGCGTGCCGAGGGCTTGACGCTGGCCGAGACGGTCAGCCTGGCCATTGATGACTCCGGCCTGCGCGCCATGTACGAACAGGACAAGAAGGACGGTGAGGAGCGACTGGCCAACCTGGACGAACTGGTCAATGCTGCCGCGGCATTCGTGGCCGATGAACCTTCGCTGGCCCTGATCGAGTTCCTCACCTCGGCGGCTCTGGAGGCTGGCGATCACCAGGCCGAAGCCGGTGAGGATGCGCTGCAATTGATGACGGTGCACGCGGCCAAGGGCCTGGAGTTCGACGCCGTGTTTGTTTCCGGTCTGGAAGAGGGGCTTTTCCCGCATGAAAACAGCCTGAATGACAGTAAAGGGCTGGAAGAAGAGCGACGGCTGATGTACGTTGCAGTGACACGGGCTCGCAAGCGTCTATATCTGACTTGTGCCCAGGCGCGCATGTTGCACGGCCAGAGCCGTTATCCGATCCGGTCGCGCTTTGTCGACGAAGTCCCCGCCGGACTGGTCAAGGTGCTGTCCGGACAGCAGGCGGCGGTGGCGCCGCAAGCCCCGGCGGCATGGCAGCGGGCACCACAGGGCCGCAGTAGTGCGGCGACCGATCATGGTTATCGCATTGGTCAGTCGGTGAGCCATGCCAAGTTTGGTCTGGGGGTGGTGGTCAATGCCGAGGGCGCCGGCAGTGATGTGCGCCTGCAAATCAATTTTGCCGAACACGGCATGAAATGGCTGGATCTGCGCTACGCCAAGCTGCAGCCAGCCTGA
- a CDS encoding response regulator, whose product MGDKPKAGKPAIQSAALGLGAEPGHREEEYRNSFSGRLFLVVDSVPEMQRAMGMTLSSFGAEKVEYANRASDALSKMGRYDFDVVLCDYDLGNGYDGLYLFEEVKERNLIKQSCVFMIVTGERRSQRVISAAELAPDDYLLKPFSGEMLSQRLSKAMRKRTAFRPIDEAILRNEYLVAIEICSRKIAERGEFTLDFMKIKGSLSLRIGDYDTARSLYMDVLRMKDVPWAKLGLAKALTGLKAHGEARMLFEEVLADNDRIMEAYDWLARLHRDSGELEKAQAILQTATALSPVVIRRQKQLAEVAFMNNDLAVAEVACTETLEIAKYTWHRSPNHYAMLARVQLAQGETGNASRTLGRLRRDFRYNQTGEWMADVIDSQVQIHSGNGMRAEQLLKEAEARFEQMADGLDAEAQMEFARACYAQHRTQLGDQVMRDLVRNHHDDESMLNRLGVLFDEVGRGEVGRRLIAENVQGVVDMNNLAVRDAQSGAYDAAIERFARALTEMPNNIQIMLNLVNATMAYVHRHGWHESYMRRASELLMKVRDVAPTNNKFQKQMQSWRLLTEKLGKPHWGL is encoded by the coding sequence ATGGGTGACAAGCCGAAAGCCGGCAAGCCGGCAATCCAGTCTGCCGCGCTCGGCTTGGGCGCGGAACCCGGGCATCGCGAGGAAGAGTACCGCAACAGCTTCAGTGGAAGGCTGTTTCTGGTCGTCGACAGCGTGCCGGAGATGCAGCGCGCCATGGGTATGACTCTGTCATCATTCGGGGCGGAGAAGGTCGAGTACGCCAACCGCGCCAGTGATGCGCTGTCCAAGATGGGGCGCTACGACTTCGATGTCGTGCTGTGTGACTATGACCTGGGCAATGGCTACGACGGCTTGTACCTGTTCGAAGAGGTCAAGGAACGCAATCTGATCAAGCAGTCCTGCGTGTTCATGATCGTGACCGGCGAGCGCCGTTCGCAACGCGTGATTTCTGCTGCCGAACTGGCCCCCGACGATTATCTGCTCAAGCCCTTCTCCGGGGAGATGCTGTCCCAGCGATTGTCGAAGGCCATGCGCAAGCGCACGGCCTTCCGCCCCATCGACGAAGCCATCCTGCGCAACGAGTATCTGGTCGCCATCGAAATCTGCAGCCGCAAGATCGCCGAGCGCGGAGAGTTCACGCTCGACTTCATGAAGATCAAGGGTTCGCTGTCGCTGCGTATCGGCGATTACGATACGGCGCGCAGCCTGTATATGGATGTGCTGCGCATGAAGGATGTGCCCTGGGCCAAGCTCGGTCTGGCCAAGGCGCTGACCGGCCTGAAGGCGCATGGCGAGGCCCGCATGCTGTTCGAGGAAGTACTGGCAGACAATGATCGCATCATGGAAGCCTACGATTGGCTGGCGCGCCTGCACCGGGACAGTGGCGAACTGGAGAAGGCTCAGGCCATCCTGCAGACCGCTACCGCCCTGTCGCCGGTGGTGATCCGGCGTCAGAAGCAGCTGGCCGAAGTGGCCTTCATGAACAATGACCTGGCCGTGGCGGAAGTGGCCTGCACCGAAACGCTGGAGATTGCCAAGTACACCTGGCATCGCAGCCCGAACCACTATGCCATGCTGGCGCGCGTGCAACTGGCTCAGGGGGAAACCGGTAACGCCAGTCGCACCCTGGGGCGGTTGCGGCGCGATTTCCGCTACAACCAGACCGGCGAATGGATGGCCGATGTCATCGACAGCCAGGTGCAGATTCACAGCGGCAATGGCATGCGCGCCGAGCAATTGCTGAAAGAGGCCGAAGCGCGCTTCGAGCAAATGGCGGATGGTCTGGATGCCGAGGCGCAGATGGAGTTCGCCCGCGCCTGCTACGCCCAGCACCGGACCCAGCTCGGCGATCAGGTGATGCGTGATCTGGTGCGCAATCACCATGATGACGAGTCCATGCTTAACCGGCTTGGCGTGCTGTTTGACGAGGTCGGGCGCGGAGAAGTGGGCCGCCGCCTGATTGCCGAGAATGTGCAGGGCGTGGTCGACATGAACAACCTGGCGGTGCGCGATGCTCAGAGTGGCGCTTATGATGCCGCCATTGAGCGCTTCGCCCGCGCTTTGACCGAAATGCCCAACAATATCCAGATCATGCTCAATCTGGTCAATGCCACCATGGCCTATGTGCATCGCCATGGCTGGCATGAAAGCTATATGCGACGCGCCAGCGAGCTGTTGATGAAGGTGAGGGACGTGGCGCCGACCAACAACAAATTCCAGAAACAGATGCAATCCTGGCGTCTTCTGACCGAAAAGCTGGGAAAACCGCACTGGGGCCTGTAG
- a CDS encoding GGDEF domain-containing protein yields MRMRLVYLTCTLLWLVMSALIGLSFVSRSVFRAEQDFHAFEQHLAEQLGQTLKANEVVLYSYAALRSIDRSDSAGRAFEASVLPHNPQIKRLFYFQDLNAPVHRVQLEQAANGAFSAADLTQLQTLQQAVVLRGGAPVMQLRMQGGKEPGYLLLRSVDASLQHFVGLQVSAARLLPDLRGLPAGGQLRMWQGEQSARLLLSQQTAARRNIEVLLFPQLYSLHRLGGVDQPLTIQLTWQLGFAEVNPLDCLVAGLISLGLLAVILTGLASYARFMAGSQEREMRLFYMANHDRLTNLANRNLFYDRLQHAISRLNRKGKSLAVLFLDMDRFKPVNDTYGHATGDRVLQVIAARLKAELRTEDTVARLGGDEFAVLIEEVESKQEVTQVVERLKRAIERSYDMDGHHIQLGVSIGVAYYPEDGVLIEELLSVADRKMYGEKNEPVLVV; encoded by the coding sequence ATGCGAATGAGACTGGTCTATCTGACTTGCACATTGCTGTGGCTGGTAATGAGCGCGTTGATCGGGCTGTCTTTTGTCAGCCGTTCGGTATTTCGGGCCGAACAGGATTTTCACGCTTTCGAGCAGCATCTGGCTGAACAGCTCGGCCAGACCTTGAAAGCGAACGAAGTAGTGCTCTACAGCTATGCGGCCTTGCGATCGATCGATCGATCCGATTCGGCGGGCCGGGCCTTCGAGGCCAGTGTCCTGCCACATAATCCACAGATCAAACGCTTGTTCTATTTTCAGGATCTGAATGCGCCGGTGCATCGTGTTCAGCTGGAGCAGGCCGCCAATGGCGCCTTTTCCGCCGCGGATCTGACCCAGTTGCAGACTTTGCAGCAAGCCGTGGTGCTGCGTGGCGGCGCACCGGTGATGCAATTGCGCATGCAAGGTGGCAAAGAACCGGGCTATCTGCTGCTGCGCTCGGTCGATGCGTCCTTGCAGCACTTTGTCGGACTGCAGGTGTCTGCCGCGCGCTTGTTGCCGGATTTGCGCGGCCTGCCAGCAGGGGGGCAGTTGCGCATGTGGCAGGGGGAGCAAAGTGCTCGCCTGTTGCTGAGTCAGCAGACGGCCGCACGGCGCAATATCGAGGTCTTGCTGTTTCCGCAGCTCTATTCGTTGCACCGCCTGGGCGGTGTGGATCAGCCGCTGACGATTCAATTGACCTGGCAGCTGGGCTTTGCCGAGGTGAATCCGCTGGATTGTCTGGTAGCCGGCCTGATTTCGCTGGGCCTGCTGGCGGTGATCCTGACGGGTCTGGCCAGCTACGCGCGGTTCATGGCGGGGAGCCAGGAGCGTGAAATGCGGCTGTTCTACATGGCCAACCATGATCGCCTGACCAATCTGGCTAATCGCAACCTGTTTTACGATCGTCTGCAGCATGCCATTTCTCGCCTGAATCGCAAGGGCAAGAGCCTGGCCGTGCTGTTTCTCGACATGGACCGCTTCAAGCCGGTCAATGACACCTATGGCCATGCTACCGGTGACCGCGTGCTGCAGGTGATTGCCGCGCGCCTGAAAGCCGAGCTGCGTACCGAGGACACGGTGGCCCGGCTTGGTGGTGATGAGTTTGCGGTACTGATCGAAGAGGTCGAGTCCAAGCAGGAGGTCACCCAGGTGGTCGAGCGCCTGAAACGTGCCATCGAGCGCAGTTACGATATGGACGGTCATCACATCCAGCTCGGGGTCAGTATCGGGGTCGCCTACTATCCGGAGGATGGTGTCCTGATCGAGGAGCTGCTGTCCGTTGCTGATCGCAAGATGTATGGTGAAAAGAACGAGCCGGTTCTGGTCGTCTGA
- a CDS encoding DUF3460 family protein: MYQSDFTKFMQDFLQKNPQIDTQRQELRLTWWDRQPDLDDQRRWRESRVPQKPYVYQPD, from the coding sequence ATGTACCAGTCTGATTTCACCAAATTCATGCAGGATTTTCTGCAAAAGAATCCGCAGATTGACACCCAGCGCCAGGAGCTGCGCCTGACCTGGTGGGATCGTCAGCCTGACCTGGATGACCAGCGTCGCTGGCGCGAATCGCGCGTGCCGCAAAAACCCTATGTTTACCAGCCGGATTGA
- a CDS encoding class I SAM-dependent methyltransferase has translation MTRQSIPLDGGLTGYLHAIGVTEHPVMRELREFTAGHRLAKMQIAPEQGQFMGWLARLIGARRYLEIGVFTGYSALSVALSLPADGEIVACDVSEEFTRIAREYWQKAGVADRIHLTLQPAIRTLQSLLQQGQHNAFDMAFIDADKPGTPDYFEACLQLVRPGGVILLDNIFLGGRVVSPREEDPPGVQIMHDFNAALARDERIHLSVLPMGDGMTLAMKL, from the coding sequence ATGACCAGACAATCCATTCCGCTCGATGGCGGCCTGACCGGTTACCTGCACGCCATCGGCGTGACCGAACATCCTGTCATGCGCGAACTGCGCGAGTTTACTGCCGGCCATCGCCTGGCCAAAATGCAGATCGCCCCCGAACAGGGACAGTTCATGGGCTGGCTGGCGCGGCTGATCGGTGCACGGCGCTACCTTGAAATCGGTGTCTTTACCGGGTACAGCGCCCTGTCGGTGGCCCTGTCCCTGCCAGCGGACGGCGAGATCGTGGCCTGCGATGTCAGCGAAGAGTTCACCCGGATCGCGCGCGAGTACTGGCAGAAAGCCGGCGTGGCCGATCGCATCCACCTGACCTTGCAGCCGGCCATCCGAACCCTGCAATCCCTGCTGCAACAGGGACAGCACAATGCCTTTGACATGGCTTTCATCGATGCCGACAAGCCGGGTACGCCCGATTATTTTGAGGCCTGCCTGCAATTGGTCCGGCCGGGCGGCGTCATTCTGCTCGACAATATTTTCCTCGGTGGCCGCGTGGTGTCTCCGCGCGAGGAAGATCCGCCCGGCGTACAGATCATGCATGACTTCAATGCCGCGCTGGCGCGCGATGAACGTATCCATCTGAGTGTGCTGCCAATGGGTGATGGCATGACATTGGCTATGAAATTGTGA
- a CDS encoding biopolymer transporter ExbD, which translates to MLNRRPRRQINQMNVVPYIDVMLVLLVIFMITTPMFTPGVIDVPSVSQARTPDVQPVEVELDSSGNITLKGADKTQTFTSVDALTAAASTMAQNDQPFAISAARDMKYEDVLKVADALHKAGIKRVALTVKQSQ; encoded by the coding sequence ATGCTGAATCGCCGCCCCCGCCGCCAGATCAATCAGATGAATGTGGTGCCCTATATCGACGTCATGCTGGTATTGCTGGTGATTTTCATGATTACCACGCCCATGTTCACGCCGGGTGTCATCGATGTTCCCAGTGTTTCCCAGGCGCGTACGCCGGATGTTCAGCCCGTTGAGGTTGAACTCGACAGCAGCGGCAACATTACGCTGAAGGGGGCCGACAAGACGCAAACCTTCACCAGTGTCGATGCCTTGACCGCTGCCGCCAGTACGATGGCGCAGAATGATCAGCCCTTTGCCATTTCTGCGGCGCGCGACATGAAATATGAAGATGTGCTCAAGGTGGCGGATGCGCTGCACAAGGCCGGCATCAAGCGGGTGGCCCTGACGGTGAAGCAAAGCCAATGA
- a CDS encoding energy transducer TonB, protein MTSPRGLSRPALFSLLLHAALIAVLVLAARQTVMTEPAPVSVELWSAAPVATVAAPQPVAQPVVPPPQPQTVTPAEAPKADVQLAHKPEPKKQEASHPSVRQPPKPAAPPAPKPEPKAKPVPPPVSKAKPASKHPIDDSNDLLSELGSSTHAPNSKVTQAGAANGVAGGVPNGSAQARDNYAAKVRAKILPLVQLPPGLQGNPKAVVQVVLLPTLEVRSVTLLQSSGNHAYDEAVQRAIREAGTFPSLPAGTRFGDVRQLKLEFRPS, encoded by the coding sequence ATGACCTCGCCGCGCGGCCTGAGCCGACCCGCCCTGTTCTCGCTGCTGTTGCATGCTGCGCTGATCGCTGTGCTGGTGCTGGCGGCACGCCAAACCGTCATGACCGAGCCGGCACCGGTGTCGGTGGAACTCTGGTCAGCCGCGCCCGTGGCAACGGTAGCCGCGCCGCAGCCGGTGGCCCAGCCTGTCGTACCGCCCCCCCAGCCTCAGACCGTGACGCCGGCAGAAGCCCCGAAGGCCGATGTGCAACTGGCGCATAAGCCCGAGCCCAAAAAACAGGAGGCGTCGCATCCCTCCGTGCGACAGCCGCCCAAGCCGGCCGCGCCGCCGGCGCCCAAGCCCGAACCCAAAGCCAAGCCTGTGCCGCCGCCTGTCAGCAAGGCCAAGCCGGCCAGCAAGCATCCGATCGATGACAGCAATGATCTGTTGTCGGAGCTGGGCAGCAGCACCCATGCGCCCAATTCGAAGGTGACTCAGGCCGGTGCGGCCAATGGGGTTGCCGGTGGTGTGCCGAACGGCTCCGCCCAGGCGCGTGACAATTACGCCGCCAAGGTGCGCGCCAAGATTCTGCCGCTGGTGCAGCTCCCGCCCGGTCTGCAGGGCAATCCCAAAGCGGTGGTTCAGGTGGTCTTGCTGCCGACACTGGAAGTGCGCAGCGTGACCCTGCTTCAGTCGAGCGGCAATCATGCCTATGACGAAGCGGTACAACGTGCCATTCGTGAGGCCGGGACATTCCCCTCCTTGCCTGCAGGGACCCGCTTTGGTGATGTGCGCCAGCTGAAGCTGGAGTTCAGGCCAAGTTGA
- the tolB gene encoding Tol-Pal system beta propeller repeat protein TolB: MTIEIVGGGATRHAIAIVPFKDESTRLRDPLTLVVRNDLNISGLFRVLDAGTVNDLPSAPAGIHYPLWQAAGAQSVAVGSVVDAGNGQVTVSFALMDVAQKKQLTAGQFTVTPDQGRQVAHKIADMIYQAITGQQGIFGTRIVYVLKQGNASYQLQVADMDGARAQTILRSKEPIMSPAWSPDGRYLAYVSFETRKPVVWVQDLATGKRHAAANFKGSNSAPAWSPDGSKLAVVLTTTGNSELYLVGPDGGTPRRLTFSDAIDTEPSWSADGSQILFVSDRAGGPQIYSMAAAGGAATRLTWQGSYNVSPRLSPDGKTLAYIQRQAGAFRVMMQDMTSGDTRVLSSDPYNERPSFAPNGQMVLYASVQGGQSVLYAATLDGANKARLAVLHGEVQDPAWGPFTNH, translated from the coding sequence ATGACAATTGAAATTGTTGGCGGCGGCGCGACGCGTCATGCCATCGCCATCGTGCCGTTCAAGGATGAGAGCACACGGCTGCGAGATCCGCTGACGCTGGTGGTACGCAACGATCTGAATATTTCCGGTCTGTTTCGCGTGCTGGATGCGGGAACGGTGAATGATCTGCCGAGTGCGCCGGCGGGGATTCACTATCCGCTGTGGCAGGCGGCCGGGGCACAATCGGTGGCCGTTGGTTCGGTGGTCGATGCCGGCAATGGTCAGGTGACCGTGTCGTTTGCCCTGATGGATGTTGCGCAGAAAAAGCAACTGACGGCCGGGCAGTTTACCGTGACGCCGGATCAGGGGCGGCAGGTGGCGCACAAGATCGCCGACATGATCTATCAGGCCATTACCGGTCAGCAGGGGATTTTCGGCACGCGCATCGTGTATGTGCTCAAGCAGGGCAATGCCAGCTACCAGTTGCAGGTGGCGGACATGGACGGCGCCCGGGCCCAGACGATCCTGCGCTCGAAAGAGCCGATCATGTCACCGGCCTGGTCGCCGGATGGGCGTTATCTGGCCTATGTGTCGTTCGAGACCCGCAAGCCGGTGGTCTGGGTACAGGACCTGGCGACCGGCAAGCGACATGCTGCCGCCAATTTCAAAGGCAGCAATTCGGCACCGGCCTGGTCGCCGGATGGCAGCAAGCTGGCCGTGGTACTGACCACGACCGGCAACTCGGAGCTGTATCTGGTCGGCCCGGATGGCGGCACGCCGCGGCGGCTGACCTTCAGCGATGCCATCGACACCGAACCCTCGTGGTCGGCCGATGGTTCGCAGATCCTGTTCGTGTCGGACCGCGCCGGTGGCCCGCAGATTTATTCGATGGCCGCTGCCGGTGGCGCAGCGACCCGATTGACCTGGCAAGGCAGTTACAACGTGTCACCGCGACTGTCGCCAGATGGCAAGACCCTGGCCTATATCCAGCGACAGGCGGGTGCATTCCGCGTGATGATGCAGGATATGACCAGTGGGGACACCCGAGTGTTGTCGAGTGATCCCTACAATGAACGACCCAGTTTTGCGCCCAATGGCCAGATGGTGCTGTATGCCAGTGTGCAGGGTGGTCAAAGCGTGCTTTATGCCGCCACGCTGGATGGCGCCAACAAGGCACGGCTGGCCGTACTGCATGGTGAAGTTCAGGACCCGGCCTGGGGGCCGTTTACAAACCATTGA
- the pal gene encoding peptidoglycan-associated lipoprotein Pal produces MNWKHLLVGTAAVSLLAACSSTKPPETNTSAASASQPAAPVDSASTKSAQTPVDPLNDPNSPLAQRSVYFDFDSSLVKDEYKPLISAHADYLKGNAAHKITIQGNTDARGSREYNLALGQRRAESVKKAMEVLGVPDKQLEAVSFGKEKPKAEGNSDADYAQNRRDDIVYDGQ; encoded by the coding sequence ATGAACTGGAAACACTTGCTTGTTGGTACCGCTGCCGTCTCTCTGCTTGCTGCCTGCTCGAGCACCAAGCCGCCGGAAACCAACACTTCGGCCGCCTCGGCCAGCCAACCGGCTGCACCGGTCGATTCCGCCTCGACCAAGTCGGCCCAGACCCCGGTGGATCCGCTGAATGATCCGAACAGCCCGCTGGCACAACGCAGCGTGTACTTCGACTTCGACTCCTCGCTGGTCAAGGATGAGTACAAGCCGCTGATCAGCGCCCATGCCGATTATCTGAAGGGTAATGCGGCACACAAGATCACCATTCAGGGCAATACCGACGCCCGTGGCAGCCGCGAGTACAACCTGGCCCTGGGTCAGCGCCGAGCCGAGAGCGTGAAGAAAGCCATGGAAGTGCTGGGTGTGCCGGACAAGCAACTGGAAGCGGTGAGCTTCGGCAAGGAAAAGCCGAAGGCTGAAGGCAACAGCGATGCCGATTACGCCCAGAACCGTCGTGACGATATCGTGTATGACGGCCAGTAA
- the ybgF gene encoding tol-pal system protein YbgF: MKRLAIGCVLLSLVSGCATNSDLEATRQQISQVNQQASARLSQIETKLSNDKLLDMVSQLDDLRAQVAKLSGQVEVLNYNLQSTQKRQNDLYTDLDGRLTKLETPASAAASSAPAASVPPAGASAQAVPDYDRALNLLRQRNFTDAIPALDQYIKQNPDSPQAVEALFWIGVAHTALKQYDAAIAIHRQFVTQNPNHPKAPDAMRNIASCQIELSQNDEAKVTLKRLIKLYPKSAAATKAKTMLKSL, from the coding sequence ATGAAACGCCTTGCCATTGGCTGTGTCTTGCTGAGCCTGGTTTCCGGTTGCGCGACCAACTCCGATCTGGAGGCGACGCGCCAACAGATCTCTCAGGTCAACCAGCAGGCCAGTGCCCGCCTCTCCCAGATTGAAACCAAGCTTTCCAACGACAAGCTGCTGGACATGGTCAGCCAGCTGGATGACTTGCGGGCTCAGGTCGCCAAGCTCAGTGGCCAGGTAGAAGTGCTGAACTACAACCTGCAGAGCACCCAGAAGCGGCAGAATGATCTGTATACCGACCTGGATGGTCGCCTGACGAAGCTGGAAACGCCGGCTTCCGCCGCTGCGAGCAGTGCCCCTGCGGCTTCGGTGCCCCCGGCTGGTGCCAGCGCCCAGGCAGTGCCGGACTATGACCGCGCCCTGAATCTGCTGCGCCAGCGCAATTTTACCGACGCCATTCCGGCCCTGGACCAGTACATCAAGCAGAATCCGGATTCGCCGCAGGCAGTCGAGGCGCTGTTCTGGATTGGTGTCGCCCATACGGCGCTCAAGCAATATGATGCTGCCATCGCCATCCATCGTCAGTTCGTCACGCAGAACCCCAATCATCCGAAGGCCCCGGATGCCATGCGTAACATCGCCAGCTGCCAGATCGAGCTGTCGCAGAACGATGAAGCCAAGGTCACCCTCAAGCGACTGATCAAGCTCTATCCGAAGAGTGCGGCGGCCACCAAGGCCAAGACCATGCTCAAGAGTCTTTAA